The genomic stretch ATTTTAGGAAAAAAACCGCCAGGACAGCGCGCCGGACCGCGGTTTGTGATTTTAACCATTTATGGAAAATACTCTCAGACAATTCCCGCTGATCCTTCTGGCCGGGGGCCAATCCTCACGGATGGGAACCCCCAAGGGCCTGCTCGATTATCGGGGAACCCTTTGGCTGCTCGAACAGCTCAGGCGGTTTCAAGCGGCTTCCGGAGAACGGGCGGTTATCGTCCTGGGTTTTCACCAGGAACAATACTTTGAAAAGATCCCCTGGCTCCGGACGGCAGTGGACCGGCCGGTTCATCAACTTGGGATCGAGGTCTCGGTAGTCGTTAATCCGAGTCCAGAGCAGGGGCAGTTCTCTTCGCTATTGAGCGCCATTTCGATCCTGCCTGTTGAACCTCCCTGTTCCGGACAACTTCCAGAAGGTCCGGAATTCGCTTTCGCCGAACGCCGACCCCCGACCCCCGAACGGTATTTTCTTGTCCCCGGAATCTTTGTGCTTCCGGTTGATGTTCCCGGCCCGAAGAAGGAAGTCTATGAAAGACTGACCGGGGTATTCGGCGAACCCGTCGAGGCTGTAATCCCCCGCTATCAATCCAAAGGAGGACATCCCGTTCTTCTTTCCCAGGCCTTTCTCAGACGCCTCGCCACGGTTTCTCCCGCCTCTGCCGAGGCCCGCCTCGACCTCCAAATCCGGTCCCTTCCCGTGGATCGGATGACGTTTGTTTCTGTCGATGATGCGTTCGTTTGCCTGAACATGAATTCCCTGAATGAATTTCAATCCTATTCCAACTAATAAAACGGTTATTATTCACACCCTGTCCATGGCATTGGCTGAAACAAAAAGATTTCGTCTGCGGAAAGGGACGGGGCTTTCGACCAGGAGGATGGCCTTAAGGCTTTCCAGTCCACCCGCAAACCAGGGTTCATGAAGGAAATATTCAGGATTTTCCGTCCAAGCAGGAGGCGGGAGCCCGGCTTCTCGACATAAATATTCTGCCAAGGCAGCCAAATAAGCATCGGCGTCTTTAAATTTTTTTGTTTGAATCGACTCCGGTTTTTCCGCAACCAAAGCCAATTTTTCTTCCCGGGACTTGGCCCGGTGGCGAAAATCATCTATGAAATCGCCAAGGAAGTGGTCTGGAAATTTACCGCTGGAAATTTCAGATCTGATTTTTTTACTCAATTCTCTAAGTGAAAGAAGAGGAGCGGCCATACCTAATCCTTATTCGTAGTGATTTAAATTTTCAAATAATTCTTCAATGGCAAAATGCGTCTTCGGACTGATCCGATTTCTGGGATAATAGTTTTCTACCAAATTAAGTAGGTCGGTCGCCGATTTGATGCCAAGATGGTCGATTAAAAAACGGATATCTTCTAAGTCCGTATCTCCTCTTCCGAGCCGAAGACTGATGCATTTCATGGCCAATAAATACTGTGGTGTCGCAGTATAAACTTTCAAATTTGGAAAATCCCAGAAAGGAACATGTTCATCCCGGGAGCTTATAAATCCTTTGACAGCGTCATTCAGCCAATTTTCAGGAGCACCCTCCGAATCCTCTATTCCTTTCGCAGCCTGATAGATGATTTCCTTAGGGGCAAAAACGGCATCTACATCCTTTGTACTTGGCCTGGCATTTAAGACCAGAACCATGGCTGCTCCTCCGTATATGACGATCTCCCCCTGGACTCCCTTTTTTCCCAAAGCTTCGGATAATCTTTTCAGATAAAATTTTATTTTTTCTGTATCCATTGCCTGCTTTCCGGGAAAATTGAATGCAATACATGTCTCTACTTCAGGTCATCCATAGCATACCAATCGCTAATTGAATTTGCAATAAATACTTGGGAATAGGGGGTAGCATACCCCATGGATCTCTCCTATGATCCCCTGGCTGCGTAAGAAAAGGGAGGAAATCCCCAAAGAGGAAACAAGCTGAAAGGTGCCGTTTGGGCGGCCGAGTTTTTTACCTCCTTCATTTTTGACAGATTGGACCAAAAAGATTCGAATAATCAAGGGGCGCAGTCGAGTTTTCCCCTTGACTCTCATTTCTTCCCTCCTTTATACTCGTTAGATACAAAAGAAAACTACTGTCAAACTTTTTAGGATCCGGCCCCTTTAGTTCGAAAATACGGTTCAAGGTTCGGAAAACCCATTTTCATCCTTCATGGTGCTGGCTTGAGGCCAGCATGAGTGCTTAGTTAAGGATTCCGGTGAGCTCCAGCTATTATAATACAAGGTTGACCTGATATGACCCTTTCTTTCAAGGACCGTCTTTCCATATCCTTAGCGACCAATACGGCTGCCGGCCTGTTTAAGGTCTGGTTTAAGACCTGTCCGGTCCGAATAATACGACCGGAAATTTTTAAGGATTGGGCCTATACCGATCGCCAGGTGATTGCCGTAACCTGGCATCGCTCGGCTATCTTTTTTGTAAATTTTTTTGGTCCTATTCGTCCCATGATCTTGTTCAGCCGGAGCAAGGATGGGGAATATCTGGCCTGTTTTGCTCAAAAGTTCGGTGTTCAACCGGTACGGGGTTCTTCCAGCCGGGGAGGGGCAGAGGCCCTCAGGGAAATGATCGATCACCTGAAAAATGGCGGAAAGGCCTGTGCCACGGTTCTGGATGGACCCAGGGGACCGGCACGGATAGCCAAAAAAGGGATGATCCTCCTGGCAATGGAAACCGGGGTGCCCATAATTCCCATTATCTGGTCGGCCCCCCGGGTCTGGACCTTCAAAAAGAGCTGGGACAAGACCATGATTCCGATGCCTTTTTCCCCGATCACCATAAACTGCAGCGATCCCATCTATGTGCCCCAAAAATTGGACCCGGCCGGCCTGGAAGTTTATCGACAAAAGGTTGAAGAGATCTTGAACCGTCTTACGGATGAAGTGGATCAGATTTGCGGGTATCGTCCTCCTGCCGACAGGAGGCCTTAACCCAAGGCTGGAATTTAATCCATAACCCATTGCTTTGTTCATTCCAAAAACTTTGGTTCCGGAAATCCCCTGTATGCAAAGGATTCGGGGATTCGGGGGATCAAGGATTCAGAAAAATGTGTCTGGCCGGTTAAAAGAGGTGCATTATGAACTTCCTTGACGTACGGACGGTTATGGTCAGCCATCTGGCCACAGATGTCATTTGCACCTGGGTTGTTATCCTGTTGTGGCTTCACAGCCGGAAACGATTTAACGGAACTTTTCTTTGGGTCATCGATTTCGTTTTCCAAACGACGGCAGTGTTTCTGGTCGTCTTGCGGGGCACCATTCCGGATTGGATGTCCATGGTCCTATCCAATACCCTGATCATTGCCGGGACGCTGGCAGGGTATATGGGCCTGGAGCGGTTTGGTGAAAAGCCAGGCCGCCAGATACATAACTATGTTCTGCTGGCGGCTTTTCCCTTGATTCATACCTTTTTTGCCTTTGTTCAACCCAATCTGACGGGCCGTAATCTCATTTTGTCCATTGCCCTTTCGATTATTTGCTTTCAATGCGTTTGGCTCGTATTTCGCCGGGTTCAAACCGGCCTGCGCCGGGTGATGCGGGGCGTTGGAATGGTTTTTGGGATTTTTTTTCTGATAAGTATCCTTCGAATCATTTTCCTCCTGGCCGGCCCCCGACCCGACGACGATTTTTTTAAATCCGGAACGTTCGATACCCTCATACTGATATCTTATCAACTCCTGCTCATCTTTTTGGCCTACAACCTGACCCTGATGGTGAACCGGAGTTTGGTTCTGGACATTCAGTTCCAGGAAGAGAAATTCGCCAAGGCTTTTCGTTCTTCTCCTTATGCCATGACGCTGACCCGGGCGTCCGACGGCCGTATCATTGAAGTCAATGAAGCCTTTGTACAGATCACAGGGTACGAAAGCCGGGAGGTCATAGGCAAAACAACCTTCGAATTCCGTCTCTGGGTCAACGAGGAAGATCGTGTTGCCGTTGTCGGTGAATTATCCAAGGGCGGTAAGATGCAAGGGAGGGAATTTCTTTTTCGAATAAAATCGGGTGCGATTGTAATAGGCCTTTTTTCGGCCGAGATCATCACGATCAACCAACAGGCCTTCATTCTGTCGAGTATCAGCGATATTACCAACCGTAAAAAGGCCGAAGAGGCTCTAAGAGAATCGGAGGAAAGGTACCGCCAGGTGGTGGAAAACGCCAGTGAGGGTATTCTGGTAGCCCAGAACGGGAGGATTAAATATCATAACCCCAAAATCGAAGAACTCATCGGATATTCGACAGAAGAGTTGACCGCCGCCCCCTTTACCGAATTTATCCATCCCGAAGATCGGGGACTGGTCTTCGAACGGTACCAGAAAAGACTGACAGGAGAAGATCTTCCCCAGATTTATCCTTTCCGGATTATAGACAAGCAGGGAAACATCAAATGGATGGAAATCAATTCAGTGGTATTTTCCTGGAACGGGAAACCGGCCACACTGAATTTTTTAAACGACATCACCAAGCGCAAGGCCATGGAAGAGCAACTTAATAAAATGATCATCATCGACGAACTGACCGGTTTGTACAATCGTCGGGGATTCCTGGCCCTCTCTCAACAACAGCTTAAAGTGGCGGAAAGGGCCAAAAAGGAGATGCTCCTTTTTTTCGCCGATATCGATAACATGAAATGGATCAACGATAATCTGGGACACCAGGAAGGAGATAAGGCGCTCATGGACATTGCTGCTATTCTCAAAGAGACCTTCAGGGAATCGGACATCATCAGCCGGATGGGGGGAGACGAATATGCCGTTCTGGCCCTGGACACTGCCGATCTGGATCCGGATATACTTATATCAAGATTGGAGAGCACCCTGGAGGGCTTTAACCGCAAAGGGACAAAACCCTTTCGGCTCTCCTTAAGCGTAGGTATGGCCTGCTATCACCCTGACGACACTCCTACCATTGATCAGCTCCTGGCCGAGGCCGACCGGTTGATGTATGAGCAGAAACGGAAGATAAAGACTTTGCCGGCTATTGAAAACGGTTCTGCAGAGGACCCCGGCAGGCGGATTCCATCATGAACATCCACAAATTCAAAAGTGCCTCGAAATGGGCCTTCATAGGTCTTTTCAGTTTGATCGCCCTGATCCTGGCGGTTGGCGGCTATTGGTTCTACCGCCACGAAATACAAACCATCCGGAGTCATGCATATAATGATCTGAAGGCCGTTGCCGAGTTGAAGGCCAACCAGATCACCCTCTGGCGCAATGAGCGAATAGCCGATGCCCGGCTCAATGCAGCGGCTACCTTCCTGCGATCGGCCGTTGTCCAGTGGCTCAAAAGTCCGGATAATGCCGGTTTGAAGTCCGGCATTAAGGCCCGACTGCAATTACTGAAGGATTCATCAGGGTATGAAAACGTGATCCTGGCATCCACGGATGGCCGTGTCCTTTTCACACTCAATCCCGGGTTGACCGATCTTGAATCAGAAACGAAACGGCTGGTCTCCCAAACGTCCTCTGCCAGGCAGGTGGTTTTCGGGGATTTCTTCCGCTGCTCGGTTTGTAAACAGGTGCATTTGGATGTAGCCGCTCCGATTCTTGACCGCACCGAGGTGCCTGCCGCGGTTCTTATCCTGCGGACGCACCCTGAGGACTACCTTTACCCCCTTATCCAGACCTGGCCCATTATGAGCAAAAGCGCCGAGACCCTGCTTATTCGTCAGGAAGGGGATGACGTCTTGTTTTTGAACATACTCCGCCACCGGACCGACCCGGCCCTGACCCTGCGTATCCCTCTGTCCCGCACCGGGGTCCCGGCCGTCCAAGGGGTGCTCGGCCAGACCGGTATGTTTGAAGGGGGCGATTACCGCGGCGTAAAGGTATTGTCTGAAATCCGGGGCATCCCGAACTCCTCCTGGGTCATGGTGGCCAAAGTGGACCGGGACGAGATTTTTGCCGAAGCGGCGGCCCGGGCCCGTCTGATCGGGTTCCTGACCCTGGCCCTTATTCTGATGTCCGGTGCTGGCACGGCTTTCATTTATAAACACAAAGGTAAGAGAACCTTTGAAGCCCTTTTTCTGGCCGAGCGCCAAAGGGCGGAGACCCTGGAAGAAGCGCGGGTCACCCTTTACAGCATCGGCGATGCGGTTATCTCAACCGGGCCGGCCGGCCGGGTAAGACAGATGAACCCGGTGGCCGAGCAACTGACCGGCTGGAAGGAAGCGGAAGTCCTGGATAAGCCCCTTTCCCAGGTTTTCCAGATCGTTAACGAAAAGACCCGGGCCGAAGTCGAGAACCCGGTGGAGCGCGTATTGCGGGAAGGGGTGGTCGTGGGTCTGGCCAATCATACCCTTCTGATCGCCAAAGACGGGACCGAACGCCCTATCGCCGACAGCGGTGCCCCCATCCGGAGTGAATCGGGGACGATCCGCGGCGTAGTACTGGTTTTTCGTGATCAGACGGAAGAACGGGCAGCCCAGAAGGCCTTGCGCGAGAGTCAAGAGCAGCTCCGCATTATATCGGAAAATATCCGGGACACCGTCTGGCTCATGGACCTTAATTTCCGCATTACCTGGATCTCCGCTTCGGTGGTCCGCACCCTCGGCTATACCCTTGAGGAGCTGGCCGGGATGCCCCTGGAAAGGCACCTGACTCCGGAATCTCTGGTGGTCATGTCCAACCTGGCGGCAGCCAACCTGACAGCGGACAAGCTTGCCGATCCAAAAGCCGAGATCACGGTGAACGGAGAATTCGAGCTTATTCGTAAGGATGGAAGCACCTTCTGGGCCGATGCGGTCGTTACCCTGCTCCGGGATAAAGAGGGCCGGCCCACGGGCTTTTTGGGCGTCGGACGGGACATCACCGAGCGCAAGCGGGCCGAGGAGACCATGCAGACCTTGACCTCCCGTCAGGAGGCCCTTTTGTCGGCTATTCCCGACATCATTATGGAAGTGGATCAAAATAAAATTTACACCTGGGCCAACCAGCCGGGTTATGCGTTTTTTGGAGAGGATGTGATCGGTAAGGAAGCTGCTTTTTATTTCGAAGGGGAACAAACAACTTACCAAATGGTACAACCTCTTTTTTTCGGCGTTGAGGATGTGATTTACGTGGAAAGCTGGCAGAGGCGTCAGGACGGAGAAAAACGGCTGCTGGCCTGGTGGTGCCGTGTGCTCAAGGATCAGCAGGGGAATGTGATCGGGGCGCTTTCAACCGCCCGTGACGTCACAGAATCCAAGCGGGCCGAGGAAGAAATTCAGCGGTTGAATGAATCGCTGGAACAGAGGATCATCGAACGCACCGCTCAGCTTGAGGCGGCCAATAAGGAACTGGAGGCCTTTTCCTATTCTGTTTCTCACGACCTGCGGGCCCCTTTACGGGGGATCGATGGCCTGAGCCTGGCCTTGCTGGAAGACAATTTTGATCAATTGGACCACCAGGGCCAGGACTTTCTGAAACGCATACGGGCGGCGAGCCAGCATATGGCCGAACTGATCGATGATTTGCTGAAATTGTCACGGGTCACCAGAAGTGAACTGCGTCGATCCAATGTGGATTTGAGTGCCCTGTCGCAAGCGATTTCCGAAGAGCTGAAAAGGGGCCATCCGGAGCGCCGGGTTGAGTTTGTCATACAGCCGGGGATGATTGCCCGGGGGGATGTCAATCTGTTAAAGATTGTCATAGAACAACTCCTGCGAAATGCCTGGAAGTTTACCGGGAAGCATTTTCAGGCCAGGATCGAGGTGGGAGCGATCCAAATTGAAGGGGAGACGGCCTTTTTTGTCCGCGACGACGGGGCCGGTTTTGACATGACCTATGCCGACCATCTTTTCGGGGCCTTTCAACGTCTTCACTCGGCCAACGAGTTTGAAGGCACGGGGATCGGGCTCGCCACGGTCAAACGCATCATTCACCGCCACGGCGGCCGGGTTTGGGGTGAAGGGGTAGTGGAGAAGGGGGCGACGTTTTATTTTACGCTTTCAGTGTAACGATTACAGTGATAAAAAACACGATTACAACGATTAAAAATGATGACAGTGATGGGAAAATATGATGAT from Deltaproteobacteria bacterium encodes the following:
- a CDS encoding NTP transferase domain-containing protein, producing MENTLRQFPLILLAGGQSSRMGTPKGLLDYRGTLWLLEQLRRFQAASGERAVIVLGFHQEQYFEKIPWLRTAVDRPVHQLGIEVSVVVNPSPEQGQFSSLLSAISILPVEPPCSGQLPEGPEFAFAERRPPTPERYFLVPGIFVLPVDVPGPKKEVYERLTGVFGEPVEAVIPRYQSKGGHPVLLSQAFLRRLATVSPASAEARLDLQIRSLPVDRMTFVSVDDAFVCLNMNSLNEFQSYSN
- a CDS encoding PAS domain S-box protein; its protein translation is MNIHKFKSASKWAFIGLFSLIALILAVGGYWFYRHEIQTIRSHAYNDLKAVAELKANQITLWRNERIADARLNAAATFLRSAVVQWLKSPDNAGLKSGIKARLQLLKDSSGYENVILASTDGRVLFTLNPGLTDLESETKRLVSQTSSARQVVFGDFFRCSVCKQVHLDVAAPILDRTEVPAAVLILRTHPEDYLYPLIQTWPIMSKSAETLLIRQEGDDVLFLNILRHRTDPALTLRIPLSRTGVPAVQGVLGQTGMFEGGDYRGVKVLSEIRGIPNSSWVMVAKVDRDEIFAEAAARARLIGFLTLALILMSGAGTAFIYKHKGKRTFEALFLAERQRAETLEEARVTLYSIGDAVISTGPAGRVRQMNPVAEQLTGWKEAEVLDKPLSQVFQIVNEKTRAEVENPVERVLREGVVVGLANHTLLIAKDGTERPIADSGAPIRSESGTIRGVVLVFRDQTEERAAQKALRESQEQLRIISENIRDTVWLMDLNFRITWISASVVRTLGYTLEELAGMPLERHLTPESLVVMSNLAAANLTADKLADPKAEITVNGEFELIRKDGSTFWADAVVTLLRDKEGRPTGFLGVGRDITERKRAEETMQTLTSRQEALLSAIPDIIMEVDQNKIYTWANQPGYAFFGEDVIGKEAAFYFEGEQTTYQMVQPLFFGVEDVIYVESWQRRQDGEKRLLAWWCRVLKDQQGNVIGALSTARDVTESKRAEEEIQRLNESLEQRIIERTAQLEAANKELEAFSYSVSHDLRAPLRGIDGLSLALLEDNFDQLDHQGQDFLKRIRAASQHMAELIDDLLKLSRVTRSELRRSNVDLSALSQAISEELKRGHPERRVEFVIQPGMIARGDVNLLKIVIEQLLRNAWKFTGKHFQARIEVGAIQIEGETAFFVRDDGAGFDMTYADHLFGAFQRLHSANEFEGTGIGLATVKRIIHRHGGRVWGEGVVEKGATFYFTLSV
- a CDS encoding PAS domain S-box protein, whose product is MNFLDVRTVMVSHLATDVICTWVVILLWLHSRKRFNGTFLWVIDFVFQTTAVFLVVLRGTIPDWMSMVLSNTLIIAGTLAGYMGLERFGEKPGRQIHNYVLLAAFPLIHTFFAFVQPNLTGRNLILSIALSIICFQCVWLVFRRVQTGLRRVMRGVGMVFGIFFLISILRIIFLLAGPRPDDDFFKSGTFDTLILISYQLLLIFLAYNLTLMVNRSLVLDIQFQEEKFAKAFRSSPYAMTLTRASDGRIIEVNEAFVQITGYESREVIGKTTFEFRLWVNEEDRVAVVGELSKGGKMQGREFLFRIKSGAIVIGLFSAEIITINQQAFILSSISDITNRKKAEEALRESEERYRQVVENASEGILVAQNGRIKYHNPKIEELIGYSTEELTAAPFTEFIHPEDRGLVFERYQKRLTGEDLPQIYPFRIIDKQGNIKWMEINSVVFSWNGKPATLNFLNDITKRKAMEEQLNKMIIIDELTGLYNRRGFLALSQQQLKVAERAKKEMLLFFADIDNMKWINDNLGHQEGDKALMDIAAILKETFRESDIISRMGGDEYAVLALDTADLDPDILISRLESTLEGFNRKGTKPFRLSLSVGMACYHPDDTPTIDQLLAEADRLMYEQKRKIKTLPAIENGSAEDPGRRIPS
- a CDS encoding lysophospholipid acyltransferase family protein, with amino-acid sequence MTLSFKDRLSISLATNTAAGLFKVWFKTCPVRIIRPEIFKDWAYTDRQVIAVTWHRSAIFFVNFFGPIRPMILFSRSKDGEYLACFAQKFGVQPVRGSSSRGGAEALREMIDHLKNGGKACATVLDGPRGPARIAKKGMILLAMETGVPIIPIIWSAPRVWTFKKSWDKTMIPMPFSPITINCSDPIYVPQKLDPAGLEVYRQKVEEILNRLTDEVDQICGYRPPADRRP